The genomic DNA TCAAGCACATAGGCGACGGTTTGTCCCCAGGGCTTTTGGGTTGGTGGTAAGACCGTTTCATGTCCGGCAGCTCGGATCGTTTCGTACAATGAAGCGACATCATCGGTCACAAAACCGAGTTCAATCGATTGCTGCCCGGTTTTGTCCGGTATCTCATAGGGAATCATGGAACGAACGTCTTCTTTTGTATTGAAAGCAAGAATTGTCGAGCCGGTTTCGAATTCCGTATAACTTCCATGCTCAGCCTTAATCGAAAGACCAAGCAGACCGTGGTAGAACAGACGTGTTTTTACGGGGTCCGTAATGTAAAGAATCGTATAGCCGTAATCAACCATGTCAACTCCTCGCTTTCAGTTGTCAGTCTTCCAGTAATGATGCAATATCAGATGCGGGTGTCGGATAAGCAAAACTCGTTTTCTGAAGAGCAGAGCTCGGAATCCGGTGCTGCATGGCAAACGAAAAATAGTTAGCCAGTTCGGCGGCATGCACACCGATGAAGTGAGCACCCAGAATCTGATCGTCTTCCCCAATCAATACTTTTGCCCGGGCGAACGGATCTTTGATCCGGACATTTGTTTGCCAACTCGAGGTATCAATTAATTTTCCGCGGTATCTTGTATTGTTTTGTTTTAGACTGGCTTCCGTCTGTCCGACTTTTGCAAGATTTGGCGTAGTGAAGACGATGCTCGGCACAGGAAGTAATTCCAGTCGGCGCGTATTGCCTTCGAGCATATTACAGGCAGCAAGCCGTCCTTCCGTTCCTGCAAAAGGAGTCAAGGCAGGATTTCCGCTGACTGCTACGTCACCTGCTGCATAGATGTTTGAAGCGGAAGACTGGAGGTAATCGTTCACATGTATGCCTTTTTCTTCGTAGATGACACCGGCTTTTTCCAATTGCAAATGTTCGATGCTTGCGACGCGACCTGTCGCATTCAACACAACGTCAGCTTCTAACCGTGTTCCGTCAGAAAGTGTCAATGTCGTGTCCGAGTAAGATACAGCTTCCGTTTCGTGAAGAATCTTGATGCCAAGCGCCTGTGTCGCTTCGAGCAGCACGGAAACTAAATCTTGTTCAAACTGTTTAAGTGCACCGGAACGCAGGAGAATCGTCACTTCAGAACCGGCGATTCGCGCAAGGTGAGCGAATTCAAACGAAATGTATCCTCCACCAATACAGACAAGGCGACGGGGTACATCACGTAATTCCAGAAATTCATTACTGTTGAGGAAACGTTCACTACCGGGAACGGACAGCTCACGTGGGCGAAGTCCGGTCGCGATTAAAAATTGGTCGGCTTCCAACTCGATATCGTCCACAAGGAGTTTTTTGTTAGATAGAAAACGGGGTTCACCGTGATAGTAGTCAATTCCCACCTCGTCATACCGATTTCGTGTTTGTTCCGGGATGGCACGTGTGTATTCATTTTTTCGTTCCATCAGCTGACGCCAGTCAATGGACACAAGGCCTTTTAATCCATATCCCAGCAGACGTTCGACGGCGTCTTTAGCTTCACTGCCGGTCAATAAAATCTTTTTCGCATCACAACCACGCTGGGCGCATGTTCCGCCCGGTGTAAAGTTTTCGATAATGGCAACGTTTAGTCCTTTTTCGGCAAATTTATAAGCTGCTTGGTTTCCAGCAGATCCTGTACCTATTACAATGCAATCGTATGTACGCATTTTTTATCCCCCATATGTCATAATCAATGTATGATATTTACCCTATAACGTAAAACTAAAAACGGTGGAAGGAGACATTTTTGTGAGTCATCAAGAACATATTAAGGCGAAATTATCCCTTTTACCTGACGAACCGGGTTGCTATTTGCATAAAAATCAATTTGGTGAGGTCATTTATGTCGGAAAAGCTAAAAATTTAAAGAACCGTGTCCGGTCTTATTTCACCGGTGCACATGACTTAAAGACAGAACGGCTTGTCGCAGACATCCGTGATTTTGAATACATCATTACGGGAAGTGAGCTCGAAGCTTTGCTTCTTGAGATGACACTGATCAAGAAACACGACCCGAAATATAACATTATGCTGAAGGATGATAAATCCTATCCTTATTTAAAAATTACGAATGAGACGTATCCGCGTCTGATTACGACCCGTAAATTAAAAAAAGACGGCGGACATTACTTTGGTCCTTATCCAAACGCCTATGCTGCGAACGAAACGAAACGTCTGCTCGACCGGTTATATCCGCTCCGGAAATGTCAGCCGATGCCGAAGAAGTTGTGTTTGTATTACCACATCGGTCAATGTCTTGGTCCTTGCGAAATTTCGAACCTTGAAGGTGTGCAAAAAGACATCGTTTCGGAAATCCGCCGTTTCTTGTCGGGAGAAACAAAAGACCTGGTCCAGTCGTTGCAACAAAAGATGAGCGTTGCAGCGGAAGAGATGGAATTCGAGCGGGCAGGGGAGTTGCGTGACCAAATTCGGGCGATTGAATCCATCATGAACAAGCAAAATATGATTACGGCAGACCTGACCGCGCGGGATGTCTTCGGGATTTATGTCGACAAGGGATGGATGTGTGTCCAGGTCTTCTTCCTGCGTGGCGGAAAAATGATTGAGCGCGATGTGTCATTGTTTCCGATTTACGGGACACCGGCAGAAGAGCTCGAGAGTTTTATCGTCCAGTTCTACGAAAAAAACATTAAACCGAGCGAGATTTATGTCCCACCCCTCGTCAATCAGATGTTGCTGAAAGAAGCGCTTAGTTTGCGTGTCCATGTACCGGTCCGCGGATCAAAACGTAAGTTGCTTGATCTTGCGACGAAAAATGCGGAAAATGCAATCGGCGAACGGTTCGAACTGATTGCTCGTGATGAAAAGAAAACCGTTCAGGCTGTTCAGGAACTGGCCGATGCAATTGATATCCATCCGTTATCGCGGATTGAAATCATTGATAATGCCAACATTCAAGGTGCTGATGCCGTATCGGCACTCGTCGTTTTCGAAGACGGAAAACCGCTCAAAAAAGAGTATCGCAAATTTAAAATCAAGACTGTCACAGGACCGGATGATTATGAGTCGATGCGGGAAATCGTCAGACGACGCTACCGGCGTTTATTGCTTGAAGGAGCACGTTTGCCGGATCTTGTCTTGATAGATGGTGGACTCGGGCAATTAAATGCCGCACTCGAAGTGATTCAAGATGAACTGGGATTATCCCTGCCAGTCGGCTCACTGAAAAAAGACGATAAGCACCGGACAAGTCAATTATTGTTCGGGGAAGGCGGTCGGTTGATTGAACTGCATCCGCGTTCGAGTGCGTTTTATTTGCTGCAACGTATGCAAGATGAGGTCCACCGATTTGCCATCACATTCCACCGTTCGTTGCGCTCAAAAGGAATGACTCGGTCGCTGCTTGACGACATTCCCGGAGTCGGGCCAAAACGCCGTCAACAGTTGATCCGCCATTTTGGGTCGATGCGGAGTTTGAAGAAAGCGAATATCGAACAGCTGACGGAAGCGGGCTTACCCATTAAGTTAGCAGAGACGGTTGCGGAATATCTCAGTCAGACGAATGAGGAGTAAACTTAAAATTTAATGAGCAGACAAAGAGGCGAACCCGACTATCACTCAATAGCGGGTTCGCCTCTTCTTTGGAACCGTAAGAAAGCTGTACAATCCAAGCCGTATGTAATTATTTTGTAAACCAACAGGTCAATAACAAAAGGACGGCTATTAAAAAAATCACGAGGAAGACATATTGCTTTTTATCGGATTTTTTCTTGGAATTTGCTAACGTGACACTCGTAACTAAGACAATCGCGATCGCGAACCATGTCCAAAAGCTCATAATTTCCCTCCATTCCAAAGACACAATCAGGTACACCGAAAATTCGGTGTACCTGATTTAAATTGTTCAGTTATTGATATATTTTTCGTAGAACGAACCAAAGTCTTTTTGATTCCACTTGTAGTAATGGCCCTGTAACCAGTCAAACGACTCTTGCGATAAGTCTTTGAACGTTTGCGGGACGTTCATATCGCCTTGGCGGAGACCGCCGAGAATCGTCACGGAATGATTCAGTGAACTGTTAGCGAACTCAAGCATCTTTTGTCCCTCGTATTGTTTTTCGGCAATGGCGAGAAGCGCTTTGTAAAGATCCTTCACGTGTTCGAGCTGTTTTTTATCGACATCAATCGAATAGTGTTTTCCGCCAATCTCAAACTTGATCTCGACATCGAGATCAACCGTACCGGCCGTTTCAAACATGACATGACGAATCGGGTAATGGGCATACGGATAACGGTAGAGAACACGTTTTGAGCTGACGGCACTTTCTCCATCAAGATGGACCAATGCCAGATTCGTAAAGCAGTACTCATCCGTTTTCGATTTGATTAAGAAATAAATTTTTTCGCCGTCTTCGTGTAACACGTAGTCGTCCGCGGCGGCCTTGTCAAAATCGTCCGGGTGAATCACTTGCCCAATATCACTGAATCCTGTTAAATCGGCTGCTAGTTTCTTGAACATAAAAATTCCTCCTTTGGTAGATGCGACTAAGTATGGATACGGCAATCAAACTAAAAAGGTTTCATGTTTCAAGAATTCGAGGTCCGCTTTAAAACTCCTGTATAGATTTCAAAGTGAGCGTTCTATCGGATCTTTTGGATCAATCTCAATCAAAATATGTACGCTGGTTTTGTTTAATTCTGCATATCCTTCCGCCACACAACCGTGCAGTCGAGAGAATTGTTCCGCTAAAAAGCCGGCTTCTAATTGGAAATAGCCTGCAGGACGGTCGAGGCGTGTCGATTCAGGGGGTGTTAATACAAAACTCAAAGAGTTTCCTTTTTGTTTTTTTAGTTCGAGATGTCCCCAACCCGCTTCGTAAAAAAAGGGAGCTGCTTCTTCTGCACTTAAGACCGGAAATTCACGTGCCAGTCGCTTGCCTGCCCAATAGATGACATGGCGGTAATCTGTTCCTAATAAATCCATCAGCACATAGTCACGAATCAGTTCGATTCCGAATGTGGAAGAGGGGGTTGGTACTGAATCCATCAACAATCACTCCTATCTCTGAAACTATTATAGCGGGGTAATTCTCCTCGGTCATTGTTTTCCTGAAAAAATTTGCAGTTATTTGCAGTTAAATGCAACGGCTCGGGTTGTCTTATAAAAAGGACAGGAGTAGAATAAGTGATGAAAAGACGAATTTCCTTATGAAAGCGCTTTTCTACCAAAATGCGCCAACATTTGATTGGCAAACAAAAGGGGGGATTTGGATGACGAATCATCGTGATTTCGTGGGGCGTAAAATACACTCACTGCTCGGCGTCATTCCAATCGGGTTATTTTTACTTTCTCATTTTACGACGAACTATTTCATCGTTCGTGGGGAGGAAGACTTTAATAAGGCTGCGGAAGTCGTGGGGAGCGTTCCGTATCGGTTGTTCTTGGAAGTGTTTGTCATCTTCATTCCAATCATCCTACACGGTATCTACGGTGTTTACATCGCGTTTACTGGTTCCGCGAACACAGGTCGTTATACATACTTCCGGAACTGGATGTATGTGCTACAACGCTTTTCAGGTATTTTCCTTGTCGTGTTCATCACATGGCACGTTTGGGAAACACGGATTGCGGCAGCAATGGGTACGGAAGTTGATGCGAGCATGATGCAAAATATCGTCGATAACGGATTCATGCTTGCCTTCTACATCGTCGGGATTTTAGCGACGACGTTCCACTTGGCGAATGGTCTCTGGACGTTCTGCATCACATGGGGAATCACACAATCACCCGCTTCTCAAAAAGCGATGTCTTATGTGGCAGCCCTCGTATTCATCGGATTATCGTTTGTAGGCGTACGCTCGATCTTGACGTTTGCAGGCGTGTTGTAAGGAAAGGGGAACTAACAACATGGCGAATAAGAATCTTGTCATCATCGGTGGAGGACTCGCCGGTTTGATGGCTACGATAAAAGCAGCAGAACAAGGTGTACCCGTAAAATTATTCTCACTTGTACCGGTCAAACGTTCACACTCCGTTTGTGCACAGGGGGGAATCAACGGGGCCGTCAACACGAAAGGGGAAGGTGACTCACCTTACCAGCATTTGGACGATACGGTATATGGCGGCGATTTCTTAGCCAACCAGCCACCGGTCCAAAAGATGACGGAAGCAGCGCCGAAAATCATTCATATGTTCGACCGGATGGGCGTCATGTTTAACCGGACACCGGAAGGATTACTTGATTTCCGTCGTTTCGGAGGAACATTACATCACCGGACGGCTTACGCCGGTGCAACAACAGGGCAGCAATTGTTGTATGCACTTGATGAACAGGTCCGTAAGTTTGAAGCGCAAGGTTTGGTAGAAAAATATGAAGGATGGGAATTCCTTCGTGCAATCATCGATGAAGAAGGTATTTGTCGTGGTGCGGTGTGTCAAAACTTACGTTCGATGGAAATCGAAGCGTTCGCAGCTGACTCAGTCATTTTAGCAACAGGTGGTCCGGGGGTTATCTTCGGAAAATCAACAAACTCGGTTATCAACACAGGGCAGGCAGCGGCGGCAGTCTACCGTCAAGGTGCCATTTATGCAAACGGTGAGTTCATTCAGATTCACCCGACAGCGATTCCCGGAGATGATAAACTCCGTCTCATGAGCGAATCAGCACGTGGTGAAGGTGGACGTGTCTGGACCTACAAAGACGGTAAGCCATGGTACTTCCTTGAAGAAAAATATCCGGCTTACGGAAATCTTGTGCCACGTGATATCGCGACGCGCGAAATCTTCGATGTCTGTGTCAATCAGAAGCTTGGTGTCAACGGGGAAAACATGGTCTACCTTGACCTTTCTCACAAAGATGCGAAAGAACTGGACGTCAAACTGGGTGGGATTCTTGAAATCTACGAAAAATTCGTCGGAGATGATCCACGAAAAGTACCAATGAAAATCTTCCCGGCAGTCCATTACTCAATGGGTGGATTATGGGTCGATTATGATCAAATGACGAACATCCCGGGCTTATTTGCATCCGGTGAGTGTGATTATTCGATGCATGGCGGTAACCGTCTAGGAGCGAACTCGTTATTGTCTGCCGTATACGGCGGAATGGTCGCTGGACCGGCAGCCATCGCTTACATGAACGATCTCGATCAATCCGTCCATGAAATGCCGGAAGAAGTCGTCGAAGCGCATAAGATTGCAGAAATCAACCGTTTCAACGACATCCTCGCGATGGAAGGTACGGAAAATGCATATCAAATCCACCGTGAACTCGGTGAAGTCATGACGGATAACGTCACGGTTGTTCGTTACAATGACAAACTCGAGCAAACGCTTGAGAAGATCAAGGAACTCCGCGACCGTTTCACACGCATTTCAGCGACGGATACAGCGCGTTGGAGCAACCAGGGCGCATCGTTCATTCGTCAACTCGATCATATGCTTGATCTTGCGGAAGCCATCACGCTTGGAGCCTTAAAACGGGATGAGAGCCGTGGGGCCCATTACAAACCGGACTTCCCGGAACGTGATGACGAACGATTCTTGAAAACGACGATGGCTCGTTACACGAACGGTCATCCGGAAATCTATTACGAAGAAGTGGATACATCCTTGATTCCACCGCGTAAACGCGACTACAGCAAGAAGTCGAAGAAAGAGGTGAAGGCATAATGGCGACACCACTCGAACAGAAAACGAATCAAAAACCGGTTCAATTCATCGTCCAACGTCAGGATGGACCGGATGGTAAAGCATATGATGAAGCATTTGAAGTCCCTTACCGCCCTAACATGAATGTCATTTCGGCCTTGATGGAAATTCGTCGTAACCCGGTCAACGCAGCCGGAGAAAAAACGACACCCATCAACTGGGATATGGGCTGTCTGGAAGAAGTATGTGGGGCGTGTTCAATGGTCATCAACGGAACACCCCGTCAATCATGTACAGCACTTGTCGACAAGCTCGAGCAACCGATTCGTCTTCAGCCGATGCAGACGTTCCCAATCGTCCGTGACCTTCAAGTCGACCGTCAACGGATGTTTGATGCCTTGAAGAAAGTCAAAGCATGGGTACCGATCGATGGGACGTATGATTTAGGTCCAGGACCCCGGATGCCGGAAAACAAACGCCAATGGGCATACGAACTTTCGAAATGTATGACATGCGGTGTCTGTCTTGAAGCGTGTCCGAACGTCAACGACCGGTCGAACTTCATCGGACCGGCATCGATTTCGCAAGTCCGTCTCTTCAATTCGCATCCAACCGGTGCGTTCCACAAAGAAGAGCGTCTTGAAGCTTTGATGGAAGACGGTGGAATCATGCAGTGCGGAAACGCACAAAACTGTGTGGAAGTGTGTCCGAAAGGAATTCCATTGACAACGTCAATCGCAGCGATGAACCGTCAAACGACATTGCACTCATTCAAGAAATTCTTCGGCAGTGACGAAGGACGCACGGGAGAAGCAGTCAGTCGTTAATACGAAAACGTAAAATTAAAGAAGGGGCGATGCTCCTTCTTTTTATAATTTAAGGAGGAAATGGTTGTGCGTGTACCTAGTTATATCAATGATTTGGACCAGTGGTTGGAACAGATGAAGCACGGCACACGGCTTGATGTCGCGGTCCGGTTCGCTGAAACCGATGCTTACGGTCACATGAATAATCGGGTTCCCTTCGTTTATTTCGAAGATGTCCGGACCTTGATGCTTGAAGAAACAGGCTACTCGCTTGCTGATGACGGAATCGTCGTCGTCGCGGATGCGCAGTGTAACTACATCCGACAAGTCTATCCACGGGCCCGTCTTGCCGTCTACGCGTATCCTGTCCAGGTCGGAACGGCTTCGTGTGATGTCCATTACGCGGCATTCAGTGAACAAGAGGAATTGATGTTTACAGGACGGACCTCGATGGTTCAGATTGATCGCTCCGGGAATGCCTTTCCTTGGAATGAAGCCTATAAAAATTCCTTGCAGAATCGATTCGAATCCGTTATCATTTGATAATGAGTTCACATATTCGAAAACGACTCACTAGTACGTTATTAGTGGAGGGAGATTTCTTAATCATGGAAAAAACATTCAAAGTCATCGCGGATTCAGGCATTCATGCTCGTCCGGCAACACAACTCGTCAACACAGCTTCTAAATTCCAATCAGACATCAACTTGGAATACAACGGAAAGACTGTTAACCTCAAGTCGATCATGGGTGTTCTTTCACTCGGAATCGCAAAAGACTCAGACATCAAAATCGTTGCAAACGGTGACGATGCTTCTGAAGCTATCACGACTCTTTCAGATATGCTGACAAACGAAGGTCTTGCTCAGTAATCCTTTATCGTACATTCTTGGACGCCGGTCTTGCACCGTCGTCCTTTTTTGTTACCATATGAGATGAGAGGAAAGTGAGGGGAAATCGTGAATAGATCAATTGGAGTATTAGATTCTGGGGTTGGTGGATTGACGGTCGCACGTGAATTGATGCGTCAGCTGCCCCATGAACAAATCATATATGTCGGAGATACATTACGGTGTCCGTACGGTCCCCGGCCGGAAGAAGAAATTCGTCAATTTACGTGGGAGATGATTGATTTTCTTGTCGCTCAGGATGTGAAATTGATCGTCATCGCCTGCAATACGGCAACAGCGGTCGTCTTAAAAGAAGCGCGTCAAAAGTTATCGATTCCAATCATCGGTGTCATCGATCCCGGTGCACGGGCAGCGGTCAAAGTGACGCGGTCGAAACGAATCGGTGTCATCGGTACGAAAATGACGATTGAAAGCAACTCGTATGAAAAAGCATTACGTCACGTTGAGGGTCAGGTCGTTGTCGAGTCGCTAGCCTGTCCACCGTTCGTCCCGCTTGTCGAATCATCCCAGACAAGTGGAGCGTATGTTGAGCGCGTCGTTGCAAACACGTTGAAACCATTGCTCTCATACGATATGGATACACTGATTTTAGGATGTACGCACTATCCGTTGCTTGCAGAAGTCATTGGACGAGTCATCGGACCAGACGTCCAGCTGATTTCTTCAGGAGATGAGACGGCGCTTGAAGTCAGTGCATTGCTTGATTATAACGGCATTACGGCAGATCTTGATCGTGTTCCGGAACATGTCTATCATGCAACCGGTGATACACGCTCTTTTGAACGAATCGCCAGTGACTGGTTAAATCAACCGGTTCAAGCGAAACGGTTAGTGTTAGGAACGGAGGAAGAAAAATGCGTTTAGATCAAAGAGGACGGACGGATATGCGGAAAATTCAGTTTGAGACGGGTGTCAGTAAACACGCGGAAGGATCCGTACTGATATCGGTTGGGGATACACGCGTCTTGTGTACCGCAACGGTCGAAGAAAAAGTCCCGCCCTTTTTACGCGGGAAACGACACGGCTGGATCAATGCCGAATATGCGATGTTGCCGCGGGCGACAGCACAACGGACAGGACGGGAAGCCGTTCGAGGAAAGCAGACGGGACGGACGATGGAAATTCAGCGATTGATCAGTCGGGCATTACGTTCTGTCGTCAATCTGGAGAAATTGGGCGAACGGACGGTTTGGATTGATTGTGATGTTCTGCAAGCAGATGGTGGAACCCGGACAGCGGCGATTACAGGCGGTTTCCTGGCGCTTGTCTTAGCGGTTGACGGATTGATTCAAAGCGGCAAGCTGACGGATACACCAATCAAAGAAGGAATTGCGGCAGTATCCGTCGGGAAAGTCGGGACGGAGCTGTTGCTTGATCTTTGTTATGAAGAAGACGCAGCGGCAGATGTCGACTTGAATCTTGTCATGACATCATCCGGAAAAATCGTCGAACTGCAAGCGACAGGGGAAGAAGCAACCTTTTCTCGCAAAGAAATGCTCGATATGCTTGAACTTGGGGAAAAGGGTATTGAAGAACTCCTTCATGCGGCCGAACAATCGTTAGGCGCCTCATGGTGGTATGTCGGGGAAGAGGTGGAGCACGGATGAAAATTATCGTAGCAACGAGAAATCCAGGAAAAGTTGGTGAGTTTCAAGCGATGCTCGGACGACTCGGATACGACGTTGAATCCTTACTGGATTACGAGACGGCACCGGAGACCGAAGAAACCGGATCGACATTTGAAGAAAATGCGGAATTGAAATCCAGAGAAGCGGCAGCCTACTTTG from Exiguobacterium sibiricum 7-3 includes the following:
- a CDS encoding DUF2507 domain-containing protein, whose protein sequence is MDSVPTPSSTFGIELIRDYVLMDLLGTDYRHVIYWAGKRLAREFPVLSAEEAAPFFYEAGWGHLELKKQKGNSLSFVLTPPESTRLDRPAGYFQLEAGFLAEQFSRLHGCVAEGYAELNKTSVHILIEIDPKDPIERSL
- a CDS encoding dihydrolipoyl dehydrogenase family protein; protein product: MRTYDCIVIGTGSAGNQAAYKFAEKGLNVAIIENFTPGGTCAQRGCDAKKILLTGSEAKDAVERLLGYGLKGLVSIDWRQLMERKNEYTRAIPEQTRNRYDEVGIDYYHGEPRFLSNKKLLVDDIELEADQFLIATGLRPRELSVPGSERFLNSNEFLELRDVPRRLVCIGGGYISFEFAHLARIAGSEVTILLRSGALKQFEQDLVSVLLEATQALGIKILHETEAVSYSDTTLTLSDGTRLEADVVLNATGRVASIEHLQLEKAGVIYEEKGIHVNDYLQSSASNIYAAGDVAVSGNPALTPFAGTEGRLAACNMLEGNTRRLELLPVPSIVFTTPNLAKVGQTEASLKQNNTRYRGKLIDTSSWQTNVRIKDPFARAKVLIGEDDQILGAHFIGVHAAELANYFSFAMQHRIPSSALQKTSFAYPTPASDIASLLED
- the sdhB gene encoding succinate dehydrogenase iron-sulfur subunit, with amino-acid sequence MATPLEQKTNQKPVQFIVQRQDGPDGKAYDEAFEVPYRPNMNVISALMEIRRNPVNAAGEKTTPINWDMGCLEEVCGACSMVINGTPRQSCTALVDKLEQPIRLQPMQTFPIVRDLQVDRQRMFDALKKVKAWVPIDGTYDLGPGPRMPENKRQWAYELSKCMTCGVCLEACPNVNDRSNFIGPASISQVRLFNSHPTGAFHKEERLEALMEDGGIMQCGNAQNCVEVCPKGIPLTTSIAAMNRQTTLHSFKKFFGSDEGRTGEAVSR
- a CDS encoding VOC family protein, whose protein sequence is MVDYGYTILYITDPVKTRLFYHGLLGLSIKAEHGSYTEFETGSTILAFNTKEDVRSMIPYEIPDKTGQQSIELGFVTDDVASLYETIRAAGHETVLPPTQKPWGQTVAYVLDPDGHLVELCSPIG
- the rph gene encoding ribonuclease PH is translated as MRLDQRGRTDMRKIQFETGVSKHAEGSVLISVGDTRVLCTATVEEKVPPFLRGKRHGWINAEYAMLPRATAQRTGREAVRGKQTGRTMEIQRLISRALRSVVNLEKLGERTVWIDCDVLQADGGTRTAAITGGFLALVLAVDGLIQSGKLTDTPIKEGIAAVSVGKVGTELLLDLCYEEDAAADVDLNLVMTSSGKIVELQATGEEATFSRKEMLDMLELGEKGIEELLHAAEQSLGASWWYVGEEVEHG
- the uvrC gene encoding excinuclease ABC subunit UvrC; this encodes MSHQEHIKAKLSLLPDEPGCYLHKNQFGEVIYVGKAKNLKNRVRSYFTGAHDLKTERLVADIRDFEYIITGSELEALLLEMTLIKKHDPKYNIMLKDDKSYPYLKITNETYPRLITTRKLKKDGGHYFGPYPNAYAANETKRLLDRLYPLRKCQPMPKKLCLYYHIGQCLGPCEISNLEGVQKDIVSEIRRFLSGETKDLVQSLQQKMSVAAEEMEFERAGELRDQIRAIESIMNKQNMITADLTARDVFGIYVDKGWMCVQVFFLRGGKMIERDVSLFPIYGTPAEELESFIVQFYEKNIKPSEIYVPPLVNQMLLKEALSLRVHVPVRGSKRKLLDLATKNAENAIGERFELIARDEKKTVQAVQELADAIDIHPLSRIEIIDNANIQGADAVSALVVFEDGKPLKKEYRKFKIKTVTGPDDYESMREIVRRRYRRLLLEGARLPDLVLIDGGLGQLNAALEVIQDELGLSLPVGSLKKDDKHRTSQLLFGEGGRLIELHPRSSAFYLLQRMQDEVHRFAITFHRSLRSKGMTRSLLDDIPGVGPKRRQQLIRHFGSMRSLKKANIEQLTEAGLPIKLAETVAEYLSQTNEE
- a CDS encoding phosphocarrier protein HPr; this encodes MEKTFKVIADSGIHARPATQLVNTASKFQSDINLEYNGKTVNLKSIMGVLSLGIAKDSDIKIVANGDDASEAITTLSDMLTNEGLAQ
- a CDS encoding PH domain-containing protein, whose product is MFKKLAADLTGFSDIGQVIHPDDFDKAAADDYVLHEDGEKIYFLIKSKTDEYCFTNLALVHLDGESAVSSKRVLYRYPYAHYPIRHVMFETAGTVDLDVEIKFEIGGKHYSIDVDKKQLEHVKDLYKALLAIAEKQYEGQKMLEFANSSLNHSVTILGGLRQGDMNVPQTFKDLSQESFDWLQGHYYKWNQKDFGSFYEKYINN
- the sdhA gene encoding succinate dehydrogenase flavoprotein subunit — encoded protein: MANKNLVIIGGGLAGLMATIKAAEQGVPVKLFSLVPVKRSHSVCAQGGINGAVNTKGEGDSPYQHLDDTVYGGDFLANQPPVQKMTEAAPKIIHMFDRMGVMFNRTPEGLLDFRRFGGTLHHRTAYAGATTGQQLLYALDEQVRKFEAQGLVEKYEGWEFLRAIIDEEGICRGAVCQNLRSMEIEAFAADSVILATGGPGVIFGKSTNSVINTGQAAAAVYRQGAIYANGEFIQIHPTAIPGDDKLRLMSESARGEGGRVWTYKDGKPWYFLEEKYPAYGNLVPRDIATREIFDVCVNQKLGVNGENMVYLDLSHKDAKELDVKLGGILEIYEKFVGDDPRKVPMKIFPAVHYSMGGLWVDYDQMTNIPGLFASGECDYSMHGGNRLGANSLLSAVYGGMVAGPAAIAYMNDLDQSVHEMPEEVVEAHKIAEINRFNDILAMEGTENAYQIHRELGEVMTDNVTVVRYNDKLEQTLEKIKELRDRFTRISATDTARWSNQGASFIRQLDHMLDLAEAITLGALKRDESRGAHYKPDFPERDDERFLKTTMARYTNGHPEIYYEEVDTSLIPPRKRDYSKKSKKEVKA
- a CDS encoding succinate dehydrogenase cytochrome b558 subunit, which produces MTNHRDFVGRKIHSLLGVIPIGLFLLSHFTTNYFIVRGEEDFNKAAEVVGSVPYRLFLEVFVIFIPIILHGIYGVYIAFTGSANTGRYTYFRNWMYVLQRFSGIFLVVFITWHVWETRIAAAMGTEVDASMMQNIVDNGFMLAFYIVGILATTFHLANGLWTFCITWGITQSPASQKAMSYVAALVFIGLSFVGVRSILTFAGVL
- the racE gene encoding glutamate racemase produces the protein MNRSIGVLDSGVGGLTVARELMRQLPHEQIIYVGDTLRCPYGPRPEEEIRQFTWEMIDFLVAQDVKLIVIACNTATAVVLKEARQKLSIPIIGVIDPGARAAVKVTRSKRIGVIGTKMTIESNSYEKALRHVEGQVVVESLACPPFVPLVESSQTSGAYVERVVANTLKPLLSYDMDTLILGCTHYPLLAEVIGRVIGPDVQLISSGDETALEVSALLDYNGITADLDRVPEHVYHATGDTRSFERIASDWLNQPVQAKRLVLGTEEEKCV
- a CDS encoding acyl-CoA thioesterase: MVVRVPSYINDLDQWLEQMKHGTRLDVAVRFAETDAYGHMNNRVPFVYFEDVRTLMLEETGYSLADDGIVVVADAQCNYIRQVYPRARLAVYAYPVQVGTASCDVHYAAFSEQEELMFTGRTSMVQIDRSGNAFPWNEAYKNSLQNRFESVII